In Paenibacillus guangzhouensis, a single window of DNA contains:
- a CDS encoding polymorphic toxin type 28 domain-containing protein: MDTVSYLAANPEVLVEAAKKMYTDFETATPEQRAEMIGAVASMLVPGVSVTKIGKVEKVTEAMTSIAKKVKKIDFGASKPSSLHNGPNVSKIDGKGDPGKSGIEGTPKAPSVEELSRAHKRNLETLDNIVDKHLTEMDFSGTLRDLQGNPVPKPGGGYWNHLQEMQDSYKGLNKIKRGLEGSLQNPNLSDSIRKTLQDALGKANTNLKKIEDLFEPFGGIK; this comes from the coding sequence GTGGACACCGTAAGTTATCTAGCAGCTAACCCCGAAGTACTCGTCGAAGCGGCGAAAAAAATGTATACTGATTTTGAAACAGCTACCCCGGAGCAAAGGGCGGAGATGATTGGCGCGGTAGCATCCATGCTCGTGCCTGGCGTATCCGTAACGAAGATTGGTAAGGTAGAAAAAGTGACGGAAGCGATGACATCGATCGCGAAAAAGGTGAAGAAGATCGACTTCGGGGCATCGAAACCATCATCCTTACATAATGGACCGAATGTGTCTAAGATAGATGGGAAGGGTGATCCGGGGAAATCGGGGATTGAGGGGACGCCAAAAGCTCCTAGTGTAGAAGAGTTATCAAGAGCACATAAAAGAAACCTTGAAACTTTGGACAACATAGTTGATAAGCACCTTACGGAAATGGATTTCTCAGGAACCTTAAGAGATTTGCAAGGGAATCCTGTGCCAAAACCAGGAGGAGGATATTGGAATCATTTGCAAGAAATGCAGGATTCATATAAAGGATTAAACAAAATAAAGCGTGGGCTCGAAGGTTCTCTACAGAATCCTAATTTATCAGACTCTATTAGAAAAACTCTACAAGATGCTTTAGGCAAAGCTAACACAAATTTGAAGAAGATTGAAGATTTATTTGAACCTTTTGGAGGAATAAAATAA
- the hisC gene encoding histidinol-phosphate transaminase, translating to MSKYWNQVTASLTPYVPGEQPKDKTYIKLNTNENPYPPSPRVLTAIDEATNADLRLYPDPTCDALIQTIAAHYAVTPDQVFVGNGSDEILGFAFAAFFSPDRAIRFADITYSFYQVYAKLYNLSVERIPLDADFNMPLEQFYGSEGGVVIANPNAPTSTFVPVDQLRVVLDHNPDHVVIIDEAYIDFGGESAVKLIDSYPNLLVIQTCSKSRSLAGLRVGFAIGHPDLIEGLNRIKNSFNSYTLDRLALAGAQASFEDQEYFERMNAKVIATRTWVVDELRALGFLVPESRANFVFITHPNHEGSALFQSLREKGILVRYFNQPRIDQYLRVSIGTDEEMQALISALEEIIH from the coding sequence ATGAGTAAATATTGGAATCAGGTGACCGCTTCCTTAACGCCTTATGTACCAGGCGAACAACCGAAGGATAAGACATACATTAAGCTGAATACGAATGAAAATCCTTACCCGCCCTCACCGCGTGTTCTGACAGCCATAGACGAGGCGACGAATGCAGACTTGCGATTATATCCGGATCCGACATGTGATGCACTCATTCAGACGATAGCTGCGCACTATGCCGTAACCCCTGATCAAGTCTTCGTCGGCAACGGCTCAGACGAGATTCTAGGATTCGCTTTTGCGGCGTTCTTCAGTCCGGATCGGGCAATCCGGTTCGCCGACATTACATACAGTTTCTATCAGGTCTATGCGAAGCTGTACAATCTCTCCGTTGAACGCATTCCGCTCGATGCTGATTTCAATATGCCGCTTGAGCAGTTCTACGGCAGTGAAGGTGGCGTTGTCATTGCCAATCCGAATGCGCCTACATCGACATTCGTGCCAGTGGATCAATTGCGGGTCGTTCTCGACCATAATCCCGATCACGTGGTGATCATCGATGAAGCTTATATTGACTTCGGCGGGGAATCTGCGGTGAAGCTCATAGATAGCTATCCGAACCTACTGGTTATTCAGACGTGCTCGAAATCACGTTCCTTGGCTGGGCTTCGTGTTGGATTTGCAATCGGTCATCCGGATTTGATTGAAGGGCTGAACCGGATTAAGAATTCATTTAATTCCTATACGCTGGATCGTCTGGCTTTGGCTGGTGCTCAGGCTTCTTTTGAAGATCAGGAATATTTCGAACGGATGAATGCGAAGGTGATTGCAACAAGAACGTGGGTCGTCGATGAACTGCGTGCGTTAGGTTTCCTCGTGCCGGAATCCCGTGCCAACTTCGTCTTTATCACGCATCCGAATCACGAGGGGAGCGCATTGTTCCAGTCACTGAGAGAGAAAGGCATCTTAGTGCGATATTTTAACCAGCCTCGCATCGATCAATACTTGCGTGTAAGTATCGGAACCGATGAAGAAATGCAAGCATTGATCAGCGCGCTGGAGGAAATAATACATTAA
- a CDS encoding polymorphic toxin type 30 domain-containing protein, with translation MAQKSVFQGDGMQKLRKDLQEVADHSNYMRTQLSGFLAQMDGQLYSRISGQAQFAQSQINRLTDEAEQLSDFIRLAISKIQAAEQQTMLDARALMKGDVKQNAQGSILKQRPLTASQRASWDRWGNYAIQYLKDSFSWYRAAPIPTILFGFFRGLTLQIQRTTLIDRMQKYKGDAEVAALLQMMQQGSMQEQIEAQQKLEQISEALIEVGRCQAAYEVYKQFGQTAYMEGAHAAAEKARSMLSGLGMNRSYYDKDVNLRSEYTGAPLSACQYNPLKNDHSVMPSDDRLLTMIRLSMADQEYRKWAFVNYDDIVEEIRRADILAEIQKQLEANLPPTKLPDGTPITPDNKENETTFKYFQEHIQNDKMMNPLLEYLTWLDDTYGKTEWRKNVEMVDGVLRGFAEGLITETVNGVVGTLEFAFNFVVDPGKTTKEIVDTVSYLASNPEVLVEAAKKMYTDFESASPEKKAEMIGAVASMLVPGVSVTKVGKVEKVTEAMTSIAKKMKKIDYPTSVSRLQESFSNMSPYRLAMTPEGVMMMMPNTKKIDFGPSKPSSLHDGPNVSKIDGKGDPGKSGIEGTGEAQNIDLNRIGTGAVGDFQNVKDVNDLISRIPADAKQIPWREVPGGAKDGVKFRWIDEAGKTWDVRAHSVDPTAPSGSNAANGWIYRVEVKQVNPKWKWTMDSKGNFHKENVLRENSPHYDESIANDTHIPFTP, from the coding sequence TTGGCTCAGAAATCGGTGTTTCAAGGCGATGGGATGCAGAAGCTGCGGAAGGATCTGCAGGAAGTGGCCGATCATTCGAATTATATGCGAACACAGTTGAGTGGGTTTCTAGCCCAAATGGACGGACAATTATATTCCCGCATATCCGGTCAGGCCCAGTTCGCCCAATCCCAGATCAATCGACTGACGGATGAGGCGGAGCAATTGAGCGATTTCATCCGACTCGCCATCAGTAAGATCCAAGCTGCAGAGCAGCAAACGATGTTAGATGCGAGAGCGCTCATGAAAGGTGATGTTAAACAAAATGCGCAAGGGTCCATCCTGAAACAACGGCCATTAACGGCTAGCCAGCGGGCTTCCTGGGATCGATGGGGGAACTACGCAATCCAATACTTAAAGGATTCTTTCTCCTGGTACCGAGCAGCGCCGATTCCAACGATATTATTTGGATTTTTCCGAGGTCTAACGCTGCAAATCCAGAGAACGACCTTGATCGATCGGATGCAGAAATATAAAGGAGATGCTGAGGTTGCAGCCTTGCTACAGATGATGCAGCAAGGTTCGATGCAAGAGCAGATCGAAGCCCAGCAGAAATTAGAACAGATCAGCGAAGCACTAATCGAGGTAGGACGATGCCAAGCAGCCTATGAGGTATATAAGCAGTTTGGACAAACCGCCTATATGGAAGGGGCGCATGCTGCGGCGGAGAAGGCAAGGTCCATGCTGTCGGGGCTTGGGATGAATCGTTCATATTATGATAAGGATGTGAACTTGAGATCCGAATATACGGGAGCACCATTATCTGCATGTCAGTATAATCCGCTGAAGAATGACCATTCGGTGATGCCGTCCGACGATAGGCTACTCACCATGATTCGCCTTAGTATGGCGGACCAAGAATACAGAAAATGGGCATTCGTGAACTATGATGATATCGTAGAAGAGATTCGAAGGGCAGATATTCTGGCGGAAATCCAGAAACAGCTTGAAGCGAATCTCCCACCAACGAAGCTGCCGGACGGTACACCCATTACACCAGACAACAAAGAGAATGAGACAACGTTCAAGTATTTCCAAGAGCATATACAAAACGATAAGATGATGAACCCGTTGCTTGAATACTTAACGTGGCTGGATGATACGTATGGCAAGACGGAATGGCGTAAAAATGTGGAAATGGTCGATGGTGTACTGAGAGGGTTTGCGGAAGGTCTAATTACAGAGACAGTGAACGGGGTCGTTGGCACACTGGAATTTGCTTTTAATTTTGTCGTAGATCCAGGGAAGACAACGAAAGAAATCGTTGACACCGTAAGCTATCTTGCATCTAACCCCGAAGTACTCGTCGAAGCGGCGAAAAAAATGTATACTGATTTTGAATCAGCTTCACCGGAGAAAAAAGCGGAGATGATTGGCGCGGTAGCATCAATGCTCGTGCCTGGCGTATCCGTAACGAAGGTTGGTAAGGTAGAAAAAGTGACGGAAGCGATGACATCGATCGCGAAAAAGATGAAGAAGATCGATTATCCAACCTCCGTGTCCCGGCTTCAAGAATCTTTTTCGAATATGTCGCCATATCGGCTGGCGATGACCCCCGAGGGTGTCATGATGATGATGCCGAATACGAAGAAGATCGACTTCGGGCCATCGAAACCGTCATCCTTACATGATGGACCGAATGTATCTAAGATAGATGGGAAGGGTGATCCGGGGAAATCGGGGATTGAGGGGACGGGTGAAGCTCAGAATATAGACCTAAATAGAATTGGTACCGGAGCGGTTGGGGACTTCCAGAACGTTAAAGATGTAAATGATCTGATATCTAGGATACCTGCTGATGCTAAGCAAATTCCTTGGCGGGAAGTACCGGGAGGGGCTAAGGACGGAGTGAAATTTAGATGGATTGATGAAGCAGGAAAGACATGGGATGTTCGAGCACACAGTGTCGATCCAACTGCTCCATCCGGAAGCAATGCTGCAAATGGTTGGATTTATAGAGTAGAAGTCAAGCAGGTTAACCCAAAATGGAAGTGGACAATGGATTCGAAAGGGAATTTTCATAAAGAAAATGTCCTCAGAGAGAACAGTCCTCACTATGATGAGTCAATTGCTAATGATACTCATATCCCTTTTACTCCATAA
- a CDS encoding thioredoxin family protein, with amino-acid sequence MSMKTLTQDNLNQILAPTGVTLVEFGAPWCPPCKVLLPLLDELDQEHGSDVSIIKINVDESPESSSHYQIMSLPTVMFFKDGVPQDRLVGLRPKTVYQEKIKQLLA; translated from the coding sequence ATGTCCATGAAGACATTAACACAAGATAACTTGAATCAAATCCTTGCCCCTACGGGTGTCACACTCGTTGAATTTGGTGCGCCTTGGTGCCCGCCATGTAAAGTTCTTCTTCCCCTGCTTGATGAATTGGATCAGGAACATGGTTCTGACGTATCGATCATTAAGATTAATGTAGATGAATCACCAGAATCCAGTTCGCATTATCAAATCATGTCGCTTCCTACTGTCATGTTCTTCAAAGACGGCGTTCCGCAAGATAGGCTCGTAGGACTCCGTCCGAAAACTGTCTACCAAGAGAAAATTAAACAGCTCCTAGCTTAA
- a CDS encoding HGGxSTG domain-containing protein has product MGKRLCGAKTKNGKPCKKAALANGRCRFHGGKSTGPKDKAKHRESLKGNKNALKHGL; this is encoded by the coding sequence ATGGGAAAACGGCTGTGCGGAGCAAAGACGAAAAACGGAAAACCTTGCAAGAAAGCAGCTTTAGCGAATGGAAGGTGTAGGTTTCATGGTGGGAAATCAACGGGGCCGAAGGACAAGGCGAAACATAGAGAGAGCCTAAAGGGTAACAAAAACGCCTTAAAGCATGGACTGTAA
- a CDS encoding DUF6985 domain-containing protein gives MKINDTVFGELEFDYLWSKDTTIEFFGGEVNIALMVDGEEDGEFSEKQYASYNTLKENWGAIQQSVLKSILDYYKQKRSELGYDVSYNAKYPLIETDDKLLESIMLVGIYVPSARRFESRYIGLTFDCKWDEENGVGIRLINEEVARVGYQDVAL, from the coding sequence TTGAAAATTAATGATACAGTTTTCGGTGAACTTGAATTTGATTATTTGTGGAGCAAGGATACTACAATTGAGTTTTTCGGAGGAGAAGTCAATATTGCTTTGATGGTAGATGGTGAAGAAGATGGCGAATTTAGTGAAAAACAGTATGCTTCATATAATACTTTGAAAGAAAATTGGGGGGCTATTCAGCAAAGTGTTCTGAAATCAATTTTAGATTATTACAAACAGAAGAGATCTGAACTTGGGTACGACGTTTCATATAATGCAAAGTACCCTTTAATTGAAACAGATGATAAACTTCTTGAAAGTATCATGCTAGTTGGGATTTATGTACCATCTGCAAGACGATTTGAAAGCAGATATATTGGACTAACATTTGACTGTAAATGGGATGAAGAAAATGGGGTTGGTATACGTCTAATTAATGAAGAAGTAGCTAGGGTGGGATACCAAGATGTGGCACTTTGA
- the abc-f gene encoding ribosomal protection-like ABC-F family protein, which yields MKSTLLKVNQASKEYSGKVIFEQVSLEIVEGEHVALFGQNGVGKTTLLQALLGRLDLDGGNIQRMLPVSEWGTLDQQLEIESDVVTRDFVQQGMVEWHTAKLQMEDLQNALQHGTDDSSDPDLFERYEAAYNRFESLGGYENETQIDTCMQRVGLHSAVWHQPYNDLSGGQKTKAQLARILVANPRFLLLDEPTNHLDGETLEWLEEWVASYKGTILMVSHDRTFLDRTATAILELTSKGCTRYTGGYSDYRRQKDIELQTQAALYKKQEQEKEALLECIRRYQQWFNTAERRAGTQTEVKITKSYYKARAMKNITRYHAKEKELERLEQNRVDKPKEDTKIHVQFEADSLVSNTLIRMEDVTFAYPDASPVFTNLKLQVDRADRIAVMGANGAGKSTLLKVMIGEFSPSGGAVRHHPQLKIGYFSQELENLEEEMTILDSLLVLPNMTQTYARTILGCFLFSRDDVFKYIKDLSMGERCRVAFIKLYFSDAHMLVLDEPTNYLDIATQEKMEEAFRGYPGAIVVVSHDRYLIGQLANRICRIEAGEVQLFDGTYEEFMHHRQAQAQGGMNREDQDRLQRLELALTQKLMDPTDTSTEDYMVQIRQLKAEIHKLKS from the coding sequence ATGAAGTCTACACTTTTAAAAGTAAATCAAGCATCGAAGGAATATAGCGGCAAAGTTATTTTTGAGCAGGTAAGCTTGGAGATTGTCGAAGGGGAGCATGTCGCGTTGTTCGGGCAAAATGGCGTCGGGAAGACGACGCTGCTGCAGGCCTTGCTCGGGCGGCTTGATCTCGATGGAGGAAACATCCAGCGGATGCTTCCAGTGTCCGAATGGGGGACGCTGGATCAGCAACTAGAGATCGAATCGGATGTTGTGACGCGCGATTTCGTCCAACAAGGGATGGTCGAGTGGCACACGGCAAAACTCCAAATGGAAGACCTACAGAATGCGCTGCAGCACGGCACTGATGATTCATCGGATCCCGATTTATTCGAACGGTATGAAGCAGCGTATAATCGCTTTGAGTCCTTAGGCGGCTACGAAAACGAGACTCAAATCGATACCTGCATGCAGCGCGTCGGATTACATTCTGCCGTATGGCATCAACCGTATAACGATCTTAGCGGCGGTCAGAAGACGAAGGCGCAGCTAGCCCGTATTTTGGTCGCGAATCCCAGGTTCCTGCTGCTTGACGAACCGACTAATCATCTTGACGGTGAGACGCTCGAATGGCTGGAAGAATGGGTTGCCTCATATAAAGGAACGATCTTGATGGTCTCCCATGACCGTACTTTTCTGGATCGCACGGCAACCGCGATATTAGAACTGACGTCGAAGGGGTGTACACGATACACAGGAGGCTACTCGGACTACCGCCGTCAGAAGGACATTGAATTACAGACGCAGGCGGCTCTTTACAAGAAACAGGAGCAAGAGAAGGAAGCACTGCTCGAATGTATTCGACGCTATCAGCAGTGGTTCAATACCGCTGAGCGGCGAGCGGGCACGCAGACCGAAGTGAAGATTACGAAATCCTACTACAAGGCTAGAGCGATGAAGAATATTACGCGGTACCATGCGAAGGAGAAGGAGCTGGAAAGACTCGAACAGAATCGGGTGGATAAGCCGAAGGAAGACACGAAAATCCACGTTCAGTTTGAAGCCGATTCGCTTGTATCCAATACCTTAATCCGTATGGAGGATGTGACGTTCGCTTATCCCGATGCAAGCCCGGTCTTTACGAATTTGAAGCTGCAGGTGGATCGTGCGGATCGTATTGCGGTTATGGGGGCAAATGGTGCCGGAAAGTCTACGCTGCTGAAAGTCATGATTGGTGAGTTCTCGCCTTCAGGCGGCGCGGTTCGGCACCATCCTCAGCTGAAGATTGGCTACTTCTCGCAGGAGTTGGAGAACCTCGAGGAAGAGATGACGATTCTAGACAGCTTATTGGTACTCCCGAACATGACGCAGACCTACGCGAGAACGATTTTAGGCTGCTTCTTATTTTCGCGAGACGATGTTTTTAAGTATATTAAAGACCTAAGCATGGGCGAACGATGCCGGGTTGCGTTCATTAAGCTGTATTTTAGCGATGCACATATGCTCGTATTGGATGAGCCGACGAACTATTTGGATATTGCGACGCAAGAGAAGATGGAGGAAGCCTTCCGAGGTTATCCGGGAGCGATTGTCGTCGTATCCCATGATCGCTACTTAATCGGCCAATTGGCGAACCGGATCTGCAGAATCGAAGCGGGTGAGGTCCAATTATTCGATGGCACTTACGAAGAGTTCATGCATCATCGTCAAGCCCAAGCACAGGGCGGAATGAATCGGGAGGATCAGGATCGGCTGCAGCGCCTGGAACTTGCATTAACGCAGAAGCTAATGGATCCTACAGACACGTCGACGGAAGATTATATGGTGCAAATTCGGCAATTGAAAGCGGAGATCCATAAGCTAAAATCGTAA
- a CDS encoding contact-dependent growth inhibition system immunity protein, whose amino-acid sequence MRKTIKEIYCLNQSIQEAEQEYALDNWYNRLICKSVDEIDIEDTSRMLSQNIFVELGIKRALEILSADPLAGEMYEGQLLGLLYSIDLNEFEDLSQLKLLLQQINNILPDLEWPDEEDKKEYSELLTKFIKKMNL is encoded by the coding sequence ATGAGAAAAACGATTAAAGAGATTTATTGTTTAAATCAAAGTATCCAGGAAGCTGAACAAGAGTATGCATTGGATAACTGGTACAATAGATTAATCTGCAAATCAGTTGATGAAATTGACATAGAAGATACTTCTAGGATGTTATCTCAGAATATTTTTGTTGAATTAGGTATAAAAAGGGCATTAGAAATTTTATCTGCTGACCCACTGGCGGGTGAAATGTATGAAGGTCAATTACTAGGGTTACTTTATTCAATTGACTTAAATGAATTTGAAGATTTGTCACAACTTAAACTTTTGCTACAGCAGATTAATAACATCCTTCCAGATTTAGAGTGGCCAGATGAAGAGGATAAAAAAGAGTACAGTGAATTATTAACCAAATTTATAAAAAAAATGAATTTGTAG
- a CDS encoding thiol-disulfide oxidoreductase DCC family protein, translating to MTPNPKAIILFDGVCNFCNSSVQFIIRRDKNSYFSFASLQSETGMRLLREQGYAGELSSVVVIDQGQLYTKSDAALRIAKQFHGIWRSASVLRIVPRPLRDLVYNFVAKNRYRWFGKSDSCMLPSPEVRSRFLD from the coding sequence ATGACCCCAAATCCAAAGGCAATCATTCTATTTGATGGTGTATGCAATTTCTGCAACAGCAGCGTTCAATTTATTATTCGTAGAGACAAGAACAGCTACTTCTCCTTCGCGTCGCTGCAAAGCGAGACAGGTATGCGTTTGCTCCGCGAGCAAGGTTACGCTGGTGAGCTTAGCAGCGTCGTTGTCATCGATCAAGGACAGCTCTATACGAAATCAGACGCTGCACTGCGCATTGCGAAGCAGTTCCATGGTATATGGCGTTCTGCAAGTGTACTGCGTATCGTGCCTCGGCCCTTAAGAGACCTCGTGTACAACTTCGTCGCTAAGAACCGCTACCGCTGGTTCGGGAAAAGCGATAGCTGTATGCTCCCTTCACCAGAAGTTCGCTCACGATTCCTAGATTAG
- a CDS encoding GNAT family N-acetyltransferase → MIQPIVAEDLPELEALYEELIGEKGSLTQMEVVFQKMRANEAYHLMGYKVDGVLAGSVMGVICLDLVGSCTPFMVVENVIVSSRFQGHGVGKKLMLALEEIAKANSCGYIMFCSSAFRKEAHQFYASLGYALDAVQGFRKML, encoded by the coding sequence ATGATTCAACCGATTGTTGCAGAAGATTTACCAGAACTTGAGGCACTATATGAAGAATTGATCGGGGAGAAAGGTTCATTGACGCAGATGGAAGTTGTGTTCCAGAAGATGCGTGCCAATGAGGCTTATCATTTGATGGGCTATAAAGTGGATGGGGTATTAGCCGGATCGGTTATGGGGGTTATCTGCCTTGATCTCGTAGGCTCCTGTACACCGTTCATGGTCGTAGAGAACGTAATTGTCTCTTCTCGATTTCAGGGGCATGGCGTAGGCAAAAAACTAATGCTTGCATTGGAAGAGATTGCGAAAGCAAACTCCTGCGGATATATCATGTTTTGTTCGAGCGCCTTCCGTAAAGAAGCGCATCAATTCTATGCATCCTTAGGCTACGCGTTGGATGCGGTTCAAGGCTTTCGTAAGATGCTGTAA
- a CDS encoding CdiA C-terminal domain-containing protein has protein sequence MEDYGLKEGKNPDFLIEGKVFDYYAPDVDTPIDSICKKIKDKTKNQAQRIVLNLDDYPAENMS, from the coding sequence ATGGAGGATTATGGTCTAAAAGAAGGGAAAAATCCTGATTTCCTAATTGAGGGGAAAGTGTTTGATTACTATGCTCCTGATGTCGATACTCCTATCGATAGTATTTGTAAAAAAATAAAAGACAAGACTAAAAATCAAGCCCAAAGAATTGTGCTTAATCTAGATGATTATCCTGCTGAAAATATGAGCTAA
- a CDS encoding HNH endonuclease codes for MADARALLKGDVKQNAKGAILQQRPLTAGQRASWDRWRNYAIQYFKDSSSWYRAAPIPTILFGFFRGLTLQIQRATLIDRMQKYKGDAEVAALLQMMQQGSMQEQIEAQQKLEQISKALIEVGRCQAAYEVYKQFGQTAYMEGVHAAAEKARAMLSGLGMNRSYYDTDVSLRSEYTGAPLSACQYNPLKNDHSVMPSDDRLLTMIRLSMADQEYRKWAFVNYDEIVEEIRRADIVAETQKQIEARLPPTKLPDGTLITPDNKENETTFKYFQEHIQNDTMAAPLTYYYSWLNDTYGRTEWRKNVELVDGVVRGFAEGLITETVNGVVGTLEFAYKFVVDPAKTTKEVADTVSYLAANPEVLVEAAKKMYTDFDKASPEKKAEMIGAVASMLVPGVSVTKVGKVEKVTEAMTSITKKMKEIDYPTSVSRLQESFSNMLPYRLAMIPDGVMMMVPNTKKIDFGASKPSSLHDGPNVSKIDTGKSGIEGTGEVDTPPAFKQTEFASSYESRLNQTPSSNNKTVSFEGQRGETKCILKPPPDPVLKKILDEAGIDGINYKNGVPDFSPVAKAQLEIDHMVGGVGSNGTKARAANFKQADIKLAEQLNNSPELASQFGLTPGKIKAGDIADIREELKLTWHELNDGKTIQLVPSEINSKFGHLGGVGEINAGAFEPGGFANN; via the coding sequence ATGGCAGATGCGAGAGCACTCTTGAAGGGTGATGTCAAACAAAATGCGAAAGGGGCCATCCTGCAACAACGGCCACTAACTGCTGGTCAACGGGCTTCATGGGATCGATGGAGGAACTACGCAATCCAATACTTCAAGGATTCTTCCTCCTGGTATCGAGCAGCGCCGATTCCAACGATATTATTTGGATTTTTCAGAGGTCTAACGCTACAAATCCAGAGAGCGACCTTAATCGATCGCATGCAGAAATATAAAGGGGATGCCGAGGTTGCAGCCTTACTGCAGATGATGCAGCAAGGTTCGATGCAAGAGCAGATCGAAGCCCAGCAGAAATTAGAACAGATCAGCAAAGCGCTAATCGAGGTAGGACGATGCCAAGCAGCCTATGAGGTATATAAGCAGTTTGGACAGACCGCCTATATGGAAGGGGTGCATGCTGCGGCGGAAAAGGCAAGGGCGATGCTGTCGGGGCTTGGGATGAATCGTTCATATTATGATACGGATGTGAGCTTGAGATCCGAATATACGGGAGCACCGTTATCGGCATGTCAGTACAATCCGCTGAAGAATGACCACTCGGTGATGCCGTCAGACGATCGACTTCTCACCATGATTCGCCTTAGTATGGCGGACCAAGAATACAGGAAATGGGCATTCGTGAACTATGATGAGATCGTAGAAGAGATTCGAAGGGCAGATATTGTAGCGGAGACCCAGAAACAGATTGAAGCGAGGCTCCCACCAACGAAGCTGCCTGATGGGACGCTGATTACACCTGACAATAAAGAGAATGAGACAACGTTCAAGTATTTCCAAGAGCATATTCAAAACGATACGATGGCGGCCCCATTGACCTATTATTATTCTTGGTTGAATGACACCTATGGCAGGACCGAATGGCGTAAAAATGTGGAACTGGTCGATGGTGTAGTGAGAGGGTTTGCGGAAGGTCTAATTACAGAGACAGTGAACGGGGTCGTTGGTACACTGGAATTTGCATATAAATTTGTCGTAGATCCAGCGAAGACAACGAAGGAAGTCGCAGACACCGTAAGTTATCTAGCAGCTAACCCCGAAGTACTCGTCGAAGCGGCGAAAAAAATGTATACTGATTTTGATAAAGCTTCACCGGAGAAAAAAGCGGAGATGATTGGCGCGGTAGCATCCATGCTCGTGCCTGGCGTATCCGTAACGAAGGTTGGTAAGGTAGAAAAAGTGACGGAAGCGATGACATCGATCACGAAAAAGATGAAGGAGATCGATTATCCAACCTCCGTGTCCCGGCTTCAAGAGTCTTTTTCGAATATGCTGCCATATCGGCTAGCGATGATCCCCGATGGTGTCATGATGATGGTGCCGAATACGAAGAAGATCGACTTCGGGGCATCGAAACCATCATCCTTACATGATGGACCGAATGTGTCTAAGATTGATACAGGGAAATCGGGGATTGAGGGGACGGGTGAAGTTGATACTCCACCTGCTTTCAAGCAAACTGAATTTGCCAGTTCATACGAATCGAGACTTAATCAAACGCCATCATCTAATAATAAAACGGTTAGTTTTGAGGGCCAAAGGGGAGAAACAAAATGTATTTTAAAACCACCACCAGACCCTGTATTGAAGAAGATATTAGACGAAGCAGGTATTGATGGTATAAATTATAAGAACGGAGTACCTGATTTTTCGCCTGTAGCAAAAGCACAACTGGAAATTGACCATATGGTGGGCGGAGTTGGTAGTAATGGAACTAAAGCTAGAGCTGCGAATTTTAAACAAGCAGATATAAAATTGGCTGAGCAACTTAATAACTCACCTGAATTGGCTAGTCAATTTGGGTTAACCCCAGGAAAAATTAAAGCAGGAGACATTGCAGATATTCGCGAAGAATTAAAACTAACTTGGCACGAATTAAATGATGGGAAAACAATTCAACTTGTACCATCTGAAATTAACAGCAAATTCGGACATCTAGGTGGCGTTGGAGAGATAAACGCAGGAGCGTTTGAACCGGGCGGATTTGCAAATAATTAG